The Candidatus Phaeomarinobacter ectocarpi genome includes a region encoding these proteins:
- a CDS encoding MBL fold metallo-hydrolase gives MGKTGIRIFIGLWALAMLLGVAYLFRTPLMLQLVSLEGEPPLLDRADVVLGDRELWADAFYTVEEIGPDTFVIAEPLYHQDVHSYLLVGSERALLIDTGSPAGKIAPVVASLTDKPVSVISSHLHYDHVGNHDAFDTILMPDLPHLRARVPDGVFTPTSDEHLGFVEGYDVPSWQVAGWWEPDTDMDLGNRQVTLLSIPGHTPDSVAIWDKQAKQFFMGDYSGDGAIYAFMPNSSLRTYLDTTRRLVADLPETINIYAAHGDAKSGVPVTGLQSLRDLETALAAFEDGTAQGTGVWPRAFTVNDTTSILTDLPGPLSASRDLP, from the coding sequence ATGGGCAAGACAGGCATCAGGATTTTCATCGGCCTTTGGGCCCTGGCGATGCTGCTGGGCGTTGCCTATCTCTTCCGCACACCGCTCATGCTGCAACTGGTCAGCCTCGAAGGCGAGCCTCCCCTGCTGGACCGGGCAGATGTCGTGCTTGGCGACAGGGAACTATGGGCAGACGCATTTTACACCGTCGAAGAGATCGGCCCCGACACCTTCGTCATTGCTGAGCCGCTGTATCATCAGGACGTCCATTCCTACCTGCTGGTGGGCAGCGAACGCGCCCTGCTCATTGATACCGGGTCACCCGCAGGCAAGATTGCGCCGGTCGTTGCCTCCCTGACCGACAAGCCGGTAAGCGTGATCTCCAGCCACCTTCACTATGACCATGTTGGCAATCACGACGCCTTCGACACGATCCTGATGCCGGACCTCCCACATCTACGTGCGCGCGTGCCCGACGGTGTTTTCACCCCCACCAGTGATGAACATCTGGGGTTTGTGGAAGGGTATGACGTCCCCAGCTGGCAGGTTGCGGGCTGGTGGGAACCGGACACGGATATGGACCTTGGCAACCGGCAGGTGACGCTGCTCTCCATCCCCGGCCATACGCCTGACTCCGTTGCCATATGGGACAAGCAGGCAAAGCAGTTCTTTATGGGCGACTATTCTGGCGACGGGGCCATCTATGCCTTCATGCCCAATTCCAGCCTCAGGACCTATCTGGACACCACACGGCGGCTGGTCGCGGACCTGCCGGAGACCATCAACATCTATGCTGCCCATGGCGATGCCAAGTCCGGTGTGCCTGTGACAGGCCTCCAGTCCCTGCGCGATCTGGAGACAGCGCTGGCAGCCTTTGAAGATGGAACAGCTCAGGGAACAGGTGTCTGGCCGCGGGCTTTTACCGTCAACGACACCACAAGCATCCTGACGGACCTGCCCGGCCCGTTGTCTGCATCCAGAGACCTGCCCTAA
- a CDS encoding limonene-1,2-epoxide hydrolase family protein, producing the protein MADAQQTIDLARKFLMAMGDKKFEEGLGYLSGDCVYENMPLGMDAVTGPAGVRAVLEPFFGPTLKNEFVFLREAASGSTVFIERVDRHKLAEDRWVELPVTGVFEIEDGKIKIWRDYFDLPTILAAWPELVD; encoded by the coding sequence ATGGCTGACGCACAGCAAACAATCGACTTGGCTCGCAAATTCCTGATGGCAATGGGCGACAAGAAGTTCGAGGAAGGCCTTGGGTATCTCTCAGGAGATTGCGTTTACGAAAACATGCCTCTTGGCATGGACGCCGTAACCGGTCCTGCCGGGGTGCGTGCAGTGCTCGAACCGTTCTTTGGACCTACGCTGAAGAATGAATTCGTGTTTCTGCGCGAAGCCGCCTCCGGTTCAACAGTTTTTATTGAGCGCGTTGATCGACACAAACTTGCAGAAGACCGTTGGGTAGAGCTTCCGGTAACCGGCGTTTTCGAAATCGAGGACGGGAAAATCAAGATCTGGCGCGACTATTTCGATCTGCCCACCATCCTCGCTGCCTGGCCCGAACTGGTCGATTAG